One genomic segment of Pseudonocardia sp. T1-2H includes these proteins:
- the nadC gene encoding carboxylating nicotinate-nucleotide diphosphorylase, with protein MTAVSGVNGAAGVGGATEIGVPDQEDLLRVVRTALEEDLRYGPDATTAATVPADAVAVGEFSPRAGGVLAGIPVARAVLDRVVPEYELVSALTDGSRLVPGEPALVVRAPVRGLLTAERTALNLLCHLSGVATATRRWVDAVEGTGAVIRDTRKTLPGLRLLEKYAVRCGGGMNHRLGLGDAVLIKDNHVAAAGSVSAALTAARAAAPDLPCEVEVDSLEQLDEVLALNAELVLLDNFSPAQTAEAVRRRGSLPTLLESSGGLVLANAREYAETGVDFISVGGLTHSVTALDLGLDLL; from the coding sequence ATGACTGCCGTCTCCGGTGTGAACGGTGCAGCAGGAGTGGGCGGGGCGACGGAGATCGGCGTCCCGGACCAGGAGGACCTGCTGAGGGTCGTCCGGACGGCCCTGGAGGAGGACCTCCGCTACGGCCCGGACGCGACGACCGCGGCGACCGTCCCGGCGGACGCCGTCGCGGTGGGGGAGTTCTCCCCGCGGGCGGGGGGCGTGCTGGCCGGGATCCCGGTGGCGCGGGCCGTGCTGGACCGGGTCGTCCCCGAGTACGAGCTGGTCAGCGCCCTGACCGACGGGTCCCGGCTCGTCCCTGGTGAGCCCGCGCTGGTCGTCCGGGCCCCGGTCCGGGGCCTGCTCACCGCGGAACGGACCGCGCTCAACCTGCTCTGCCACCTCTCCGGGGTGGCGACCGCGACGCGCCGGTGGGTCGACGCCGTCGAGGGCACCGGGGCCGTCATCCGGGACACCCGCAAGACCCTTCCCGGGCTGCGGCTGCTGGAGAAGTACGCGGTGCGGTGCGGGGGCGGGATGAACCACCGGCTCGGCCTCGGCGACGCGGTCCTGATCAAGGACAACCACGTCGCGGCGGCGGGCTCGGTGTCCGCGGCCCTGACCGCGGCCCGCGCGGCCGCGCCGGACCTGCCGTGCGAGGTGGAGGTCGACTCGCTGGAGCAGCTCGACGAGGTCCTCGCCCTGAACGCGGAGCTCGTCCTGCTGGACAACTTCAGTCCGGCGCAGACCGCGGAGGCCGTGCGCCGCCGGGGTTCGCTGCCGACGCTCCTGGAATCCTCCGGTGGGCTGGTCCTGGCGAACGCGAGGGAGTATGCGGAGACGGGGGTCGACTTCATCTCGGTCGGCGGCCTCACCCACTCCGTCACCGCCCTGGACCTGGGCCTCGACCTCCTGTGA